A single region of the Leishmania panamensis strain MHOM/PA/94/PSC-1 chromosome 23 sequence genome encodes:
- a CDS encoding hypothetical protein (TriTrypDB/GeneDB-style sysID: LpmP.23.1320): MILLMLLAALLWGVTNPLLKHYSRGMPSRGSAKDDTLFLLRRPKYLVTQAVNLSGSVVFFYSLREVDVSVGSIVVNSLAFVITVLMSVFVLREGLLCPRTATGCLLVMVGTALCTYSSGAS, encoded by the coding sequence ATGATCCTTCTCAtgctgctggctgcgctgctgtggggcGTGACGAACCCACTGCTGAAGCACTACAGCCGCGGGATGCCGAGCCGCGGGTCTGCGAAGGATGACaccctttttcttctgcggAGACCAAAGTACCTGGTGACACAGGCTGTGAACCTAAGCGGCTCCGTCGTGTTCTTTTACtcgctgcgcgaggtggaCGTGTCGGTTGGCTCGATTGTAGTGAACTCACTTGCATTCGTGATCACTGTGCTGATGAGTGTGTTTGTTCTGCGCGAGGGCCTGTTGTGCCCGCGGACTGCTACGGGGTGCCTTCTGGTGATGGTGGGAACTGCTCTGTGCACTTACTCGTCTGGCGCGAGCTGA
- a CDS encoding T-complex protein 1, gamma subunit, putative (TriTrypDB/GeneDB-style sysID: LpmP.23.1360): MNGQQPVIVVNQRVERESGRKAQMNNIEAAKTVASLISSTLGPCAMLKMIIDPMGGTVLTNDGNCILREIDVVHPAAKHMLELARAQDEEVGDGTTSVIILTGEILSLAQPLLERNIHPLKIVKGFTQALSDSLAAVEKIATSIDPENKEQLEDVVRACLGTKFNSREEELMCHMAVEATLRVVQVNPITGVKDIDIKRYAKVEKIPGGSITESVVLDGVMFNKDHIHSKMRRFIESPRILLLDCPLEYKKPETAINVEVTKDTDWEALLKQEEDYVRTICNVIISFKPDVVITEKGASDLAAHFLYKAGITCIRRLRKTDNNRIARATGATIVSRVEELTQEHIGTAGLFEIKKIGDEYFTFITGCPGGSACSILLRGASKDTLNEMERNLHDAMCVARNIILEPRIVYGAASCEMFVSSTLMAKAKSIGGVEQAAYQAVAMALEVVPRILTSNCGANVIRVVTDLRARHANPEGWYWGIDGHSGHIVDVRSMKIIEPAAVKIQALKTAIEAASMILRVDDIVSGTKLREEKPPAKSQQQDEDPEGAAEP; the protein is encoded by the coding sequence ATGAACGGTCAGCAACCAGTGATTGTGGTGAATCAGCGCGTGGAGCGCGAGTCTGGCCGCAAGGCGCAGATGAACAACATCGAGGCAGCCAAGACGGTCGCCAGTCTCATCAGCAGCACTCTCGGCCCGTGTGCCATGCTGAAGATGATAATCGACCCCATGGGCGGCACAGTACTGACGAACGATGGGAATTGCATTCTACGCGAGATTGACGTAGTGCACCCCGCGGCGAAGCACATGCTGGAGCTGGCCCGCGCtcaggacgaggaggtgggggacgGGACGACCTCAGTGATTATCCTGACTGGCGAGATTCTCAGTCTGGCGCAGCCGTTGCTCGAGCGCAACATCCACCCCCTCAAGATTGTGAAGGGCTTTACCCAAGCACTGTCTGACTCActggcggcagtggagaAGATTGCTACCTCGATTGATCCCGAGAACAAGGAGCAGCTCGAGGATGTGGTGCGCGCCTGCCTTGGCACCAAGTTCAATTcccgcgaggaggagctgatgtGCCACATGGCCGTcgaggcgacgctgcgcgtGGTGCAGGTGAACCCCATTACTGGCGTTAAGGACATCGATATCAAGCGCTACGCTAAGGTGGAGAAGATCCCTGGTGGCTCCATCACAGAGAGTGTTGTGCTGGATGGTGTCATGTTCAACAAGGACCACATTCACTCGAAGATGCGCCGCTTCATCGAGAGCCCGCGCATCCTCTTGCTGGATTGCCCCCTTGAGTACAAGAAGCCAGAGACGGCCATCAACGTGGAGGTAACCAAGGACACCGACTGGGAAGCCCTACTGAAGCAGGAAGAGGACTACGTCCGAACTATCTGCAACGTCATCATTTCCTTCAAGCCGGATGTAGTGATCACGGAGAAGGGTGCCTCTGACTTGGCGGCGCACTTCCTGTACAAGGCTGGGATCACCTGCATCCGCCGCCTTCGCAAGACGGACAACAACCGCATAGCTCGTGCCACTGGCGCCACTATCGTTAGCcgggtggaggagctgacgCAGGAGCACATCGGCACTGCCGGCCTTTTCGAAATCAAGAAGATTGGCGATGAGTACTTCACCTTCATCACTGGTTGTCCTGGTGGCTCTGCGTGCAGTATCTTGCTTCGTGGAGCCAGCAAGGACACGCTGAATGAGATGGAGCGCAACCTGCACGACGCCATGTGCGTGGCGCGCAACATCATCCTCGAGCCTCGCATCGTCTACGGCGCTGCCTCGTGCGAGATGTTcgtctcctccaccctcATGGCGAAGGCTAAGTCTATTGGTGGCGTAGAGCAGGCGGCGTAccaggcggtggcgatggcgctggAAGTGGTACCGCGCATCCTGACGAGCAACTGCGGCGCCAATGTGATTCGCGTGGTCACGGACCTGCGGGCACGCCACGCAAACCCAGAGGGGTGGTACTGGGGAATCGACGGCCACAGTGGGCACATCGTTGATGTGCGCAGCATGAAAATCATTGAGCCCGCAGCGGTGAAGATTCAGGCGCTGAAGACAGCGATTGAGGCGGCATCCATGATTTTGCGCGTCGACGACATCGTGTCCGGCACCAAGCTTCGCGAGGAGAAGCCACCCGCGAAGTCACAACAGCAGGATGAGGACCCCGAGGGGGCTGCAGAGCCGTAG
- the MBAP2 gene encoding membrane-bound acid phosphatase 2 (TriTrypDB/GeneDB-style sysID: LpmP.23.1330), producing MQLVLVLLLLLLCMSEFVTAALDMKLVMVQLLHRHGARTAEPSYNKTQICDSTPCGYLTWPGIEMLGKTGAFLRSRYNTDASVVSEPMFPSEDYDLDVAYSRSTDVPRTLQSAESFLRGFFPNLTSLYPAIHTVPEEDDYLLYTNYVPQFQFYWSLDMAGVRAVCNPVVDWNFPDFHTLTAMAQEVHSEGYCSNFTRRTDCAFVLFDIAVAKKPIGELDNYPLLKANLNGLSQVAREHFARQYVYNRSDIRCFQQGSSGQPILQEFVKNIGEAMAGSSRYKLYHYSAHDTTLSRIACSLQDTADDGLLPPFAQTLVLELMQNLSDSSYHVRVLRGHPAQNPASGFEFAWEPDWQLKCMDASGQLYNASSNRCSVTDFTRFVQWSAAPVTSMGYCYLDEKYRQLRNCPEGGIEAGEAWQTLSSGCKYYRKRCPSYSCDAGYMLNSVSLQCVCVALSCRSTFRTAVPELPDGSTDGAANAAPAKTTELSAGGTAAIGMGTFCIGVLLGAVVTAAVLLSKKHRKSTPPSEV from the coding sequence AtgcagctggtgctggtgctgctgttgctacTACTGTGCATGTCGGAATTTGTTACCGCTGCACTGGACATGAAGCTCGTGAtggttcagctgctgcaccggcacGGCGCTCGCACGGCTGAGCCGAGCTACAACAAGACTCAGATCTGCGACAGCACTCCATGCGGGTACCTCACGTGGCCTGGGATTGAGATGCTTGGCAAGACGGGCGCGTTCCTGCGGAGCCGCTACAACACAGACGCCTCTGTTGTGTCTGAGCCCATGTTTCCGTCAGAGGACTACGACTTGGATGTCGCATACAGCCGGTCCACCGATGTGCCGCGGACGCTGCAGAGCGCCGAGTCGTTCCTGCGCGGCTTCTTTCCGAACTTGACGTCCCTGTACCCCGCCATTCACACAGTGCCAGAGGAAGACGACTACCTTCTGTACACGAACTACGTACCGCAATTCCAGTTTTATTGGAGCCTGGATATGGCGGGTGTGCGGGCTGTTTGCAACCCGGTTGTAGATTGGAACTTTCCTGACTTTCACACGCTGACGGCGATGGCTCAAGAGGTGCACAGTGAGGGGTACTGCAGCAATTTTACACGGCGCACTGATTGCGCCTTTGTGCTGTTTGATATTGCCGTCGCTAAGAAGCCCATCGGAGAGCTGGACAATTATCCGCTGTTGAAGGCCAACCTGAACGGACTGAGTCAGGTGGCTCGCGAACACTTTGCGAGGCAGTATGTGTACAACCGCAGCGACATCCGATGCTTTCAGCAAGGGAGCTCTGGGCAGCCAATTCTGCAAGAATTCGTGAAGAACATCGGGGAGGCAATGGCGGGCTCCAGCAGGTACAAGCTGTATCACTACAGCGCGCATGACACAACGCTGAGCCGGATTGCATGCTCGCTGCAGGACACGGCCGACGATGGGCTACTGCCTCCCTTTGCGCAGACGCTCGTCCTGGAGCTGATGCAAAACCTGTCAGATTCGTCGTaccacgtgcgtgtgctgcgcgggCACCCCGCACAGAATCCTGCATCTGGCTTCGAGTTTGCGTGGGAACCAGACTGGCAGCTGAAGTGCATGGACGCGTCTGGGCAGCTGTACAACGCGAGTAGCAACAGGTGCTCCGTGACTGACTTCACGCGATTTGTGCAGTGGAGTGCTGCTCCGGTGACGTCGATGGGGTACTGCTACCTTGACGAGAAGTATCGGCAACTGCGCAACTGTCCGGAAGGCGGGATCGAGGCTGGTGAAGCGTGGCAGACGCTGTCCAGCGGATGCAAGTACTACCGGAAGCGGTGCCCGTCGTACTCGTGCGACGCCGGGTACATGCTCAACAGCGTGTCGttgcagtgcgtgtgtgttgctctCTCGTGCCGCTCGACGTTCAGAACTGCTGTGCCAGAGTTGCCGGATGGCAGTACTGACGGCGCGGCGAACGCCGCACCTGCCAAGACCACCGAGTTGAGTGCCGGCGGCACGGCTGCCATAGGAATGGGAACATTCTGCATTGGTGTTCTTCTCGGTGCTGtcgtcaccgctgcggtgcttCTCTCGAAAAAGCATCGCAAgagcacccccccctccgagGTTTGA
- a CDS encoding sir2-family protein-like protein (TriTrypDB/GeneDB-style sysID: LpmP.23.1350) has product MRPAWALASFMEHCNARKPGRSCVVLTGAGCSTESGIPDYRGPNGRYHRADFVPLTFQKFMGDDNEKRRYWARSMLGYSTMSGASCNATHMVLQAFTKSGAVSYILTQNVDGLHHLAMYGGVGDAEEKHYYKYTTSDAPLTEVHGNIHNVICTSCGFLMPRARLQRELREKNSGLYEEYGEDLSRVRPDGDYSAPTEVVNSMQLVMCPQCDGFFKPHVVLFGENVPKPIVESTMSVIDDKASCLLCLGTSLQVYSAYRYVLEAKQLGIPVAIVNSGTTRGDPIADLRLNVESVGSVLAETAHEILGVPAPMFFSRKTIQL; this is encoded by the coding sequence ATGAGGCCGGCATGGGCGCTCGCGTCGTTCATGGAGCACTGCAATGCCCGCAAACCTGGTCGTAGCTGCGTAGTCCTTACCGGGGCGGGTTGCAGCACGGAGAGCGGTATCCCCGACTACCGCGGGCCCAACGGTCGGTATCACCGCGCCGATTTCGTCCCGCTGACCTTTCAGAAATTTATGGGCGACGACAACGAAAAGCGACGTTACTGGGCCCGCAGCATGCTCGGGTACTCGACCATGTCTGGCGCCTCCTGCAATGCCACTCACATGGTGCTGCAAGCCTTCACCAAGTCCGGGGCTGTGTCATACATTCTCACACAGAACGTTGAcgggctgcaccacctcgctATGTATGGCGGCGTAGGTgatgcggaggagaagcactACTACAAATACACCACAAGTGATGCGCCACTGACGGAAGTGCACGGCAACATCCACAACGTCATTTGTACATCCTGTGGCTTTCTCATGCCAcgcgcgcgtctgcagcggGAACTGAGAGAAAAGAATTCAGGTCTGTATGAGGAGTACGGGGAGGATCTGTCGCGTGTGCGACCGGACGGTGACTACAGTGCGCCAACGGAAGTGGTGAATTCGATGCAGCTCGTCATGTGCCCCCAGTGCGACGGCTTCTTCAAGCCGCATGTCGTTCTGTTCGGAGAGAACGTGCCGAAGCCAATTGTGGAATCTACAATGAGTGTTATCGACGACAAGGCCTCCTGTCTGTTGTGCCTCGGTACCTCCCTGCAGGTGTACAGTGCCTATCGGTACGTCCTAGAGGCGAAACAGTTGGGAATTCCGGTGGCCATTGTCAACTCTGGAACGACGCGGGGTGATCCCATTGCTGACCTCCGGCTTAATGTAGAGAGCGTCGGAAGCGTGTTGGCGGAGACGGCACATGAGATACTTGGGGTACCGGCGCCCATGTTCTTCAGCCGCAAGACGATTCAACTCTAG
- a CDS encoding S-adenosyl-methyltransferase mraW-like protein (TriTrypDB/GeneDB-style sysID: LpmP.23.1340) has product MKRIVAPKRWSIVNHVEHPPLMPKQLLQGVCGGLRWLESKNLAEFLAKRAIEDGFPCTKRQRRAFDVRPPPPSRPGPRKSRLHKKSLARRPDGAVRRTEGTLEPPRTTGASDALVSSSTALTLSSSSVLDALVLREKQKRLVTYDVLDCTFGSGFHTGVVLENGRPYTRVVAMDCDVAATVSARKIADEFGAKRFRFYARPMSEAKAMFGERSFDAVMIDPGPSFTQLENPERGFLLGDESDHALDMRYGLMYKLGALEYLNTVPQHALSGALASYELLTPQQSMKLARAIRQRRPFGGAHRVLEVVEEAGNELPEEGWMSQGSRRKTSMSWNFITSLRCIVNHERQELSEALQNALLLLRADGRLVVFSRLLWEEKLISATISQHPDALLSYSEVIPIDEVQEHGHSRHTKMWIVTRTHSSSYVLKNSQELTEEAVQESSMRWMGGLFAGQTFGFPANNFTFESKDRKDWAAVRRNKNPPPFDSDDDPRG; this is encoded by the coding sequence ATGAAGCGCATCGTTGCACCAAAGCGATGGTCGATCGTAAATCACGTTGAGCACCCTCCGCTTATGCCGAAGCAGCTCTTACAGGGTGTCTGCGGCGGGCTGCGGTGGCTCGAGTCTAAGAACCTCGCTGAGTTCTTGGCAAAGCGCGCCATCGAAGACGGTTTTCCCTGTACaaagaggcagcggagggcCTTCGACGtgcgaccaccaccaccatcgcgtCCAGGACCTCGCAAGAGCCGACTGCACAAAAAGAGTCTGGCGCGCCGCCCTGACGGGGCTGTACGACGGACTGAGGGCACTCTGGAGCCACCTCGCACGACAGGTGCCAGTGACGCCCTCGTCTCTTCCAGCACAGCACTTACGTTGAGCTCCTCGTCTGTCTTGGATGCTCTGGTGCTACGGGAAAAGCAGAAACGACTCGTTACGTACGACGTTTTGGACTGTACATTTGGCTCCGGCTTTCACACTGGTGTGGTGCTTGAGAACGGTCGACCATACACCCGAGTTGTTGCGATGGATTGCgacgtggcggcgacggtgagcGCGCGCAAGATCGCTGATGAGTTCGGCGCCAAAAGGTTTCGATTCTATGCACGTCCCATGTCGGAGGCCAAGGCCATGTTTGGCGAGCGTTCCTTCGATGCCGTTATGATTGACCCTGGACCGTCGTTCACTCAACTCGAGAACCCTGAGCGGGGCTTTCTTCTGGGTGATGAGAGTGACCATGCACTCGACATGCGCTACGGGCTGATGTACAAGCTCGGGGCGCTAGAGTACCTCAACACGGTGCCGCAGCATGCCCTCTCCGGCGCTCTCGCTTCCTACGAGCTGCTGACTCCTCAGCAGTCCATGAAGCTGGCTCGAGCCATCCGGCAACGGCGCCCCTTCGGTGGCGCGCATCGCGTGCtagaggtggtggaggaggcaggtAACGAGCTCCCTGAAGAGGGGTGGATGAGCCAAGGTAGCCGACGGAAGACTTCGATGTCATGGAACTTCATAACGTCGTTGAGATGCATCGTGAACCACGAGCGCCAGGAGCTGAGCGAGGCCCTGCAaaatgcgctgctgctcctgcgcgcCGATGGCCGACTTGTTGTCTTTTCTCGTCTCCTgtgggaggagaagctgatCTCCGCCACTATCAGCCAGCACCCGGATGCTCTGCTAAGTTACTCGGAGGTTATTCCCATCGACGAAGTGCAGGAGCACGGCCACTCACGCCACACAAAGATGTGGATTGTCACTCGCACCCACAGCTCCTCGTACGTTCTCAAGAACAGTCAGGAGctcacggaggaggcggtaCAGGAGAGCTCGATGCGGTGGATGGGCGGCCTCTTCGCTGGCCAGACGTTTGGCTTCCCAGCGAACAACTTCACTTTTGAGAGCAAGGATCGGAAGGACTGGGCCGCAGTGCGCAGAAACAAGAACCCACCACCCTTCGACAGCGATGATGATCCACGAGGCTAA
- a CDS encoding hypothetical protein (TriTrypDB/GeneDB-style sysID: LpmP.23.1310), protein MKQLLSPKTARHARLFRLANSLASQKGVPQSDGERLSWVNSHVKRTQDMELSRAEEALRERMMPLEVGDNAVITNNQATHGNLFHFREYPMYPGEYVPAGHNTLSSLKDELRSDLTAQSLKEAWMRVSGGMYFKSIDDYYASVDGLDEEQLGEIVSALLPDLRKYESQALVTKVLESLSKPADSPSRQLSRTITADAVGLDNAPGHYTNFLEWMGRMTETKAFKTEHALFEFTRRKFNRDDVRVMFENYNLMSKATLEADSSDSYSHFYTVLNDFSRKVAGEDTRHQIGVRIDPAEVDPETGIAVGHGRADGQKYMFTALIRENRDHNGSITLLGKSLSVAFDDKSWLMEMVLMPFDEARLDFHDFDVSIISEGKAMPSLANEIAAFACRMAVANAITKLLPLARIPLKKSGLLSVDRRREPGQFPGFVDGKKNKRKFAKR, encoded by the coding sequence ATGAAGCAGCTCTTGAGCCCCAAGACAGCTCGACACGCACGCCTTTTTCGGCTCGCAAATAGCCTAGCGAGTCAGAAGGGAGTGCCTCAAAGCGATGGTGAGAGGCTTTCATGGGTGAACTCCCACGTAAAGCGAACTCAAGATATGGAGCTTTCGAGGGCGGAGGAAGCGTTGCGCGAACGGATGATGCCTTTAGAAGTAGGTGATAATGCAGTCATTACCAACAACCAGGCAACACACGGTAATCTTTTTCACTTTCGGGAGTATCCGATGTATCCTGGAGAGTATGTTCCTGCTGGACACAACACCCTTTCGTCACTGAAGGACGAGCTGCGAAGTGACTTGACCGCGCAATCTCTTAAGGAGGCTTGGATGCGCGTAAGCGGAGGAATGTACTTCAAATCAATTGATGACTACTACGCCTCTGTAGATGGGTTAGATGAGGAGCAACTGGGTGAGATCGTGTCAGCATTACTCCCAGATTTGCGCAAGTATGAGTCGCAGGCGCTGGTGACCAAGGTTCTCGAGTCACTCAGCAAGCCTGCCGACTCCCCCTCGCGTCAACTGAGCAGGACGATCACTGCCGATGCAGTTGGCCTAGATAACGCACCTGGTCACTACACAAACTTCCTCGAGTGGATGGGCCGAATGACAGAAACAAAGGCATTCAAAACAGAGCATGCTCTTTTCGAGTTCACCCGGAGGAAGTTCAATCGCGATGACGTGCGCGTAATGTTTGAAAACTACAACCTGATGAGCAAGGCCACTCTCGAGGCCGACAGCTCCGATAGCTACAGTCACTTTTACACTGTACTTAACGACTTTTCGCGCAAGGTAGCCGGCGAAGATACACGACATCAGATAGGTGTGCGTATCGACCCAGCCGAGGTCGATCCCGAAACAGGTATTGCAGTTGGCCATGGTCGCGCAGATGGGCAGAAGTACATGTTCACAGCCCTGATTCGGGAGAACCGTGATCACAACGGTTCCATCACTCTTCTCGGAAAGTCACTCTCTGTTGCATTCGATGATAAGTCCTGGCTGATGGAAATGGTGCTGATGCCATTCGACGAGGCAAGACTGGACTTCCACGACTTTGATGTGAGCATCATTTCTGAAGGCAAGGCGATGCCTTCTTTAGCGAATGAGATCGCCGCTTTTGCTTGCAGGATGGCGGTGGCAAACGCCATAACGAAGCTTCTTCCGCTAGCACGTATTCCTTTGAAGAAGTCTGGCTTGCTTTCTGTGGATCGTCGAAGGGAGCCAGGCCAGTTCCCAGGTTTCGTGGACGgaaagaagaacaagagGAAGTTTGCGAAGCGTTAA
- a CDS encoding hypothetical protein (TriTrypDB/GeneDB-style sysID: LpmP.23.1370), which produces MSAEREQEVLQMAERMQAKDTTTEVPVASFAYEILKAHPSVRDMGLRERMDFLLKRWSRLSKAQKLEYVNDPLRGLL; this is translated from the coding sequence ATGTCAGCCGAGCGCGAGCAGGAGGTTCTCCAGATGGCAGAGCGCATGCAGGCGAAGGACACAACAACCGAGGTGCCTGTCGCGTCGTTCGCGTACGAAATCCTCAAGGCGCACCCGTCGGTGCGGGACATGGGCTTGCGTGAGCGCATGGACTTCTTGCTCAAGCGCTGGAGCCGACTCAGCAAGGCACAGAAGCTAGAGTACGTGAATGATCCCTTGCGAGGGCTGCTGTGA
- the CRN12 gene encoding coronin, putative (TriTrypDB/GeneDB-style sysID: LpmP.23.1300), translating into MSVSRFRHSTGHVAKPQRQLLNVTSSTALWDGSNTISCNDKFVAVPWQTLGGTAVFKHDVSGRLAPNPPIVLGQEGPIIDVKFDPFDNQKLFTASEDGSIFGWGIPTDGLKSNISSPLVELKGHRKKCGIMSFHPSAKGVLASAGVDSVINVWDVERGIAVTTISNLSDYATGLEWNLQGSLFCTTSRDKVLRTIDPRNSTVVSSVESHASARSQRCVWCKRKDTIITLGCNKSQQRQIKLWDTRKLEKAYSVVDLDQSSATFIPVYDEDINLLILGSKGESNVKCFELMDEGLTFSYEMSSHDPMKGLCIMPKWSLDVRKCEFDRLYQLTYHSLLTIEMLLPRKQSCIEFQRDVFPSTFADHSAISADEFFRGTNATPREYDLSDLFNGLSPRLLGESKSSFQKTPVAAQAAKPPMKEPKEETVTRSEHCAVSTPAQHEGDASPTNDRTTTHVDPWGHMEQEENFHRKKRFQELLEKVRTCHQEIETLRKALQEKESQMLKVLEDIQSM; encoded by the coding sequence ATGTCTGTCTCTAGGTTCCGTCACTCCACGGGGCATGTGGCAAAgcctcagcggcagcttctAAATGTGACATCGTCAACTGCTTTATGGGATGGTAGCAACACTATTTCATGCAACGATAAATTCGTTGCAGTCCCGTGGCAAACGCTTGGTGGAACTGCTGTTTTCAAGCATGATGTCTCTGGAAGACTTGCGCCAAACCCACCCATTGTACTTGGTCAAGAGGGTCCAATCATCGACGTCAAGTTTGACCCCTTCGACAACCAAAAGCTCTTTACTGCCAGCGAAGATGGCAGCATCTTCGGCTGGGGTATTCCAACAGATGGACTGAAATCGAACATATCCTCTCCACTAGTGGAGCTGAAGGGACACCGCAAAAAGTGTGGCATAATGTCATTCCACCCCAGCGCAAAAGGTGTTTTAGCCTCGGCAGGTGTCGACAGCGTGATTAACGTGTGGGATGTGGAGAGAGGCATCGCTGTTACGACCATCAGTAATCTTTCTGACTACGCCACTGGACTAGAGTGGAATCTACAGGGGTCTCTGTTTTGTACGACCTCTCGCGACAAAGTGCTTCGAACGATTGATCCTCGTAACTCCACAGTAGTGTCATCGGTGGAAAGCCACGCCAGTGCCCGCTCACAACGGTGCGTCTGGTGCAAGCGAAAGGACACAATAATAACACTCGGCTGCAACAAAAGTCAGCAGCGTCAAATAAAGCTGTGGGATACGCGAAAGTTGGAAAAGGCCTACTCAGTCGTCGACCTCGACCAGTCGAGCGCTACATTTATACCAGTGTACGATGAGGATATAAATCTACTAATCCTCGGCAGCAAGGGCGAGAGCAACGTGAAGTGTTTTGAGCTGATGGATGAAGGCCTCACATTCAGCTACGAGATGAGCTCGCACGATCCTATGAAGGGTCTGTGCATAATGCCGAAGTGGTCCCTAGACGTGAGGAAATGTGAATTTGACCGTCTGTACCAGCTGACATATCACAGTCTTTTGACCATCGAGATGCTGCTTCCTAGGAAACAATCTTGCATAGAGTTCCAAAGGGATGTGTTCCCTTCCACATTTGCAGACCACTCTGCAATCTCGGCCGATGAGTTCTTCAGGGGTACTAACGCTACTCCCCGTGAGTACGACTTGTCTGACTTATTTAATGGTCTGTCGCCGCGCCTGCTGGGAGAAAGCAAGTCTTCCTTTCAGAAGACTCCTGTGGCGGCGCAAGCAGCAAAACCACCAATGAAGGAGCCAAAGGAGGAGACCGTCACGAGGAGCGAACACTGCGCTGTCTCCACCCCAGCGCAACACGAGGGTGATGCGTCCCCAACCAACGACAGGACAACAACCCACGTGGATCCGTGGGGCCACatggagcaggaggagaatTTCCATCGAAAGAAGCGCTTCCAAGAGCTACTGGAAAAAGTTCGAACTTGCCACCAGGAGATTGAAACTCTTCGAAAAGCACTTCAAGAAAAAGAGTCACAAATGTTGAAAGTGTTAGAGGACATCCAGTCAATGTAA
- a CDS encoding hypothetical protein (TriTrypDB/GeneDB-style sysID: LpmP.23.1290), whose product MGNPYQCEPEVKWYHILWDMRSKEFRQWYLTKKYRDMRIMYKYESHILYQKAGMGFLMAAVFMSVFSSDLAVAVFRWPTEDPNELLKSRVWQKYHNLVNERKEYAEKLLQDSNYVQKKNNSGE is encoded by the coding sequence ATGGGAAATCCTTACCAGTGTGAGCCAGAGGTGAAGTGGTACCACATCCTTTGGGACATGCGGAGCAAGGAGTTCCGGCAGTGGTATCTCACGAAAAAATACCGTGACATGCGGATCATGTACAAGTACGAGAGTCACATCTTGTACCAAAAGGCAGGAATGGGATTTCTAATGGCAGCCGTGTTTATGTCGGTTTTCAGCTCCGacctggcggtggcggtgtttCGGTGGCCAACGGAAGATCCCAATGAGCTCTTGAAGAGTCGGGTATGGCAAAAGTATCACAACCTTGTGAACGAGCGCAAGGAGTATGCAGAGAAGCTTCTCCAAGACTCCAACTACGTTCAGAAAAAGAACAACTCCGGCGAGTAG